The Metopolophium dirhodum isolate CAU chromosome 4, ASM1992520v1, whole genome shotgun sequence DNA window AGAGTTATACTTAGGCTAGGGACGATCCGTGCTTGAAAAAActtcgaaatattattttatgaccattatagtttatttattcatgtatattttcagtatggtttttattattttaaaggatTTGTGAATGTCAAATTCAAATTTGCATGTGATCACTAAAATGACAAATTatatgacatataatattatattataataacatttttacgaAGAAAGTAGTCTGTTACTACAACTAAATCTACTCTTGATAAATTAAAGTTCCTTTATAAGatttgataacatttaattgATGGACGTATGATGTTTTTGCATACATTGcaatgcacatattataaagaatcaATAACATTGGGTACTTGCAAAAATAATTGTCATCACAAAAAcgattattttataagtgttctgaatttaaaaaccaatttaaatgtatatgtatagtttacatatattatattataggtatatacataatagatgaatttaattatttaattcgaCGTTTACCTTAGTGTGGTAGGAACAGCCGAAGCCATAATACTAATTACTAGCGTCGTATTGATGTTCATTATGCCTACGTAAATAGCTGATAAGATTAAGGTGACGATTCCATTTGTCCAtggaaatattgaaataccaaGTCCACCCACTATTGAAAAACATActgaaaatcaattttaaaatgttagttgagcaatgataattataataatttatatttcatacatacattattaaaatggaacatttacattttatcgtaaagtgataaattataattattattgttaaaaataactcattgaccatttattatttagtaatctatctatctatatatataaaaggcaAAAAATTTTTGCAACTGACTGTGTcatttatgcattcctaaactattcatccgattgcgatgaaatttgCTACAGAGTAGATTAGACCTTGAGGAAGAAGATAAGCTACATTTTGTCGCGAAAAAAAGTGAATATAAGAGGTCCAATATAAATGATTGGTATaggttttatttagttttaataataataattattattatcaatgcgAAAAGCCTGTCTATTTTAGTACACAAAATGTACCGAGTTCGAACCACGGTTTCGGTTGaccaattttttgcattttagaataatttagatactttagagttaaattatacattaataagtACGCATCACGTGGGGTCCGCAATCTACcacaggttaggttagattgcctacctgataatatattacTCATATAATCACAAAAACGTACCCATAGCAATGcgtctaataatattaaaaaaaaaatcgtttgtaATGGTCCAATGCaatatttagaatacatttaattctgtataataataatatttggtatatatataatatactatttatcacttactatatatataatttttatccatGTATTTTGTAATGAATATGGCGACCCAAAACATACTAAAAACTGCTGATCCAACAATCATAGATTTGATATAGATTTCTGGATCGACTAGAGCGAGAgtctaaaatattcaatattttttgtatttaatgataaaaaataaaacaaattacaattacagTAGGTACTTACCCCTCTACATGCTGCAGTGTAAGTAACGTTAGTTGAAGTCCTGCATTCGCATACTGAATGGTCGCCTTTGGCTGCAATAATTGTTGCGTACATATTTGGCAGTCTTAATCGAAAGGTGTTCAATCTGCGTATTGTATCGAATCGAGGCGTTAGTAagcaatatttgttaatataaaaaataaattcatctaacaaccaaaacctaaaattatacctattacaattcTGAGAGCTCGTGGGTTCAAATAGAGTACTAGATGCAAGAATTTTGAATGCGTATCGTAAATAAATatgatgttataatttttaaactataatattgtatagtaaaataataatttggaaagAGGGGAACTTAAAAAAGTGAAAATCACctacgttttattattaaagtaactacttatataaattatttgataaaataattttgatatttaataaactaattctaatttatatatcatccaaacattttaaactcaCGTTAACATTGTCATGAATAGCAACAAGAATGTCAATAATGACGGGGTTAAATATGGttgcaaaaaaaaaggttttatttgGATCCATCCTTTTCTTATAAACTTTGTAACAGTTATTGATGGCATAGATTTTAAGGATTGTTCTTCTAAAATGTCTGATCTTAAAATGCTaatctaaataatatcatatttatatttcaatgatttgataaaatacagattaattaattaatatttttaaatttgtgtaaaaTACAGCATGTAGAATACTTACGGGATAAGATTCCGGTGGATTGCCTGTATTTTGggaatatatttttcgaaacacATGTAGAGCTTCTTTATGGCGACCGACTGCCATTAGGAACTTTGGACTTTCGTCCATAGAATAAACTAAGAATGCTGCTAGGAATACCATGACTGAACAAGTCATCAGGAATACTCTccaattatcaataattagatttccattcaaaaattgaaaatttatatccATTGGAATCAAAAAATACGCCACAACTATAcagacaataattattgcttattagtgaataaatattgttgtgaaaaaaatcaatttaataaagaaaaaaacacgTACGCGGTTGTAAAACAAAAGCGAACGACGAAAATCCTCCTGCGTACAATACGATTTTATCTCGATGTTCTTTATCATAGAATTCAGACAAAAAAGTAAATGCAAGAGAATACGGACCACATGttctgaaaaattatttgatgcATTTAATCAGTAGCGTAGTCAAGATTTTACTAGAGAAGGGCTGATCATTTGTTACCTACATAAAGGGATCTTAACTAAGATCCGTCATAATTTTGGATGCTGATGCCGGTGGGTGATGGGTATATAATAGATACAAAGATGTTTGTAGAAActttcatacaaattacaatcttAATACATGGTTaaatattagtgtattatttcACAGTAAACTGCAAAAGGTACTAATTTTCCTGAAATTGTGGGGTAGGTTGCAGTCCCCTTAACATCTCTGGCTACGCCAatgattatgatataataatattatagtttagtatGGGGATGGACAAGTGACAACTGGCAACTCACCTACGACCTACCAATTTTAGCTGGCTTAATCTGCGAAAAAAGTCATTCAAAGAACAATGCAGGACGTGTAACTTTAAAGTGACAAAAAGTGGCACCTTAAAAATTTTGAGTTGCCCATCCCTTCAGGTATAATGTGTGGTATGTAAATTCATACACTTCCTTTGATAAAAtgagcaaataaataataatatgtataatactcaCGCGACTCCACAAAAGAACTTGAGAACAACCAACACCCAAAATCTTTGAACGAGCCCCGAAAGAAACTCCATAATTCCACTCAACAGTATgccatagaataataatttttgtcttCCCAGCGTATCAATGAGAAAACCCCATACAAAAGCACTCGAAACCATACCTGTGAAAAAAATCGCTACAGTGTCAACAATacgtgttcataatattatattatacagtataggtacactGTACATAGTCCgacgtgatataatatgatatatcagTAACGACAGATCTCCACTATAATGTACCACATTAAGACTGtacaagtaatattattacagtgctGCGATGTTTGAGAACTTGCCTACATAAACAGCTCCGAACAGCGAGCCCTCTTCCAAAGGCGTCAAATCGAAGTAACATCTTACCGCCGGCAATATAAACGACGGTGAACTGGTGCAGAACAACGAAGTCAGTGTTAAAGGTATGTACAACACGAGCATTCTTTTATTGTAAATGCCATAACCTAAAATGCACGCGTCGACAAAAACCGTTAAGATAAATTTCCAATAGGTTAGGTAGATAGATAcgtatacttatacttatacagttatacatattattaaagagTGTTACCCGTTTCTGCAAAAATTATATGACAGTTTCCGCCAAAGCCCATTTCCACAAAAAACGTTAAGATACAATTCCCATTTCcgcaaaaaaaatttggtaatcAATGATCATAATTCTAACTAAGGGGGTAACTATGGCAATTTAACCTATCCAAGGGGGTGCTAGGGAGTACTATATAGCACTTAACATTCAATTTAGCACACCCAAGTCctgtatatttatgatttaaaattataaatagaaagtaatacatttttttttatttctaatttatcAGTTTAAGTTTACTTGTCATATTAAGAAAAATCATGTGTTTTgtacattattagttattacttattacatattataataccatagaCTCATTTGAAAATATGAGATCAGACTCAGAGGTACAGTTTTTTTTCGTAGTTACGGTACAATTTTGTGAAaagattacattttattagaagCTGCTCAGGTAAATTATatcccatattattatagatatattatttattgttaagacTATCGGTACTACACTTAAAGCAAACTATTTAACAGCGAAATATCTTTAAGCATTCCAACGAAAAAATAACTCAACCAAGtaattaatacattgttatattttgagAAATCAGAAAACTACCggagttaataattttaattaaaaaaaggtggataagttgatgtcgctctgctgtacagtaggttacaagtgggtcactgttatggatggtgttaaatttgaattcaatgatataatatcattgtataagaaacacgattctgagcgaaaacggttagtcagcctatgatattaccaagtatatttgatgatattattgtgaataaagtaatttatatataacctatttacgtggagccttgttttaaattttcaatccatagccataaaagttaaacattttatacatttttaactacaaaataattaataaattataaatttcataaatgttgtcaaaatttgaactttaaatgcttataaaaaaaaattgtgcaaatgtatttttaatatttttcaactgctattagaacaatttatcaggagccttatattaaaatttcacgcttttttacccaacaaataaaattttattgatatttatagaaaaaaaaactaaaaaaatttaaaactgacaatgtccgtaaacagctcaaaaagagtcaaaatattttcaaaattgtatggtgtatagaaaatgctaatataaacattcagtgaaattttcaagtatctacattcattcgttttttaattacaacaaaataagaaaatcgctacatgagaaatttagtgaatatccaatattgtaaaaatataaacttcaaacgctcataaaaatttaatttgatttgcttgtgaaaatatttttttttataaagatagacaaacttagaataatcttgtattacattttcaaatcttagatttaaaaagaaacatttttatgaattttcaactcaaaataatttgctattttcgtgatttttccgtattttgtcaaaaatttgaactttaaatgcttataaataaaaactgtgactaaggatttttaatttttttcatctgcctttgaaacaataacctaagagccttctattaaattttcaagcttttttaatcaatagataaaattttattgatatttatagaaaaaaaaactaaataaaatggaaattgacaatgtccgtaaacagctcaaaataaatcaaaatatttggaaaatgttatggtgtataggaaatgcaattataaatattcagtcaaaatttcatatccctacggtcatttgttttagagttacaccaaaaaccaaaatcgattttctccaaaacagattttgcgtaaaaattcccgtttttccttaatttttcttttgtttttcacgtcgcttttgaaaactaccggaaaagttactgttaaagaaaatccaagcacttttactgtcctaaaaggtgatgacagacacaaaaaaaatttttaaaaaaaacacacatcattgtaaaatcaatacattcatcgcttcgctcagaatctaaaacgtgtcaaattcaataaaaaagaaTCTTATTGAAGACGtattatagtatcatattattgacacaatttttatttatttaaagtttaagattttaaataaaatcttgaGAGGGCTGGAACTATTGCACattttatgaactataataataatcaacccTTCATTAACcgtcacaatatattatatcactaattaaataatatattaaatagccaatagggcaataggtatacaaacataaaatgtgttttggtcattttttttttttatttacattgttatGTGCTTAtccataattttttcttttttttatattttcttttagagTAGTACAAACATAAATTTTGATTATCTAATAGCAGAAATTCTGTGAACATTACATAACTAAAGCACCCctaatatttgagttttatttgCGCATGTcacctatagtaatataacaTGGAATAGTGGCATACTGTTTTGCAATTTGTACAATATTGAAGATTGTACagttgtatacactatacagcgATACTATTGTCGATAACGGAAATATAGACTTCATCGCAGCCATCAAGATgtcaaataaatagaaaaataatattagatgatTATTCAACTATTAAACTTAAGTAGTACTTAGTCAATGTCATTAATTTTCAACTGACGAATCTATGATAATTtatgtgattttttaaaaactataattgaattgtattatttaacttggatattattattacatgtacctactatattttttatgacattttaaaatatttaaatataatggttataataattattatgatacgcaATTATTCTGAAATCAGTGTATAGATATGTTTGTTACGTTTGTACATGGTTCCCAAATAATATTTGGTGGAAACGTCTTTTcaccaaaatacatttttgtggaAACGggaatcatatttttttgttttgggcCGAAATGGTCTATCTGTGGTGCCGGGTTTTTGGTAGAAAAAGGCCATgctctattaaaaaatatcggtTTAGCTAATAAGGATTAAGGGCAgactgattttttttaaccatttttgcTTAAGTGTTTTTTCAAATTctggtttttgaaatttttaaatataatattgaaaagaaatatttttaaatttgaccttttaatttttatattaaattttttatacctacctacctaacctattgtggcaacaaaaattaatagtttatggttttttaaatgatttttcttATTTAGCAGCAACATTTTTGCTACGAAttgttaagttaatatattcaaaaatgtaatttgtatattctCCTTACTACGTAATGTATGAAGTATAATAACTCATAAGTTTCCTTATCTTGGTTCATATTACCACTTTGCCCTTTACTAATACTCTTGTTTGAATGttgaacaattataattaattaaccgtttgttcgtttttaaatgtatgaacTAACATACGAAATTCcaagaaattaattatattagattattaataagtaataatactaaCTATGGAaccgtaaaaaaattaaaaattaaatcatattattttctacaaacGACTGAGAGAAAtggttgaataaattaaaattaaaatgttattaaaaatgaaaaaccttAATATTTGTAGTAATCTTCATTGCTGTTTACATCATGTAAATCGTTGCACTTaagctacaataataatataatatataatatcttaccTGTATGGCTAATGGCTGTTTCGAAATCCGCCGGAGTAGGctcaattttattgatatcatcATTGGTTCCTACAACCATTAAAACAGCTTAAAtatcgttttaaataatattattatacacttatattgtttatttattatgaacccGAAATGGTTTTTACTTGGCTATACTAAGACGAATATTGTTCTGACTTCTGGAAGACTCTACACGatgtgctatatattatatgcaaaattaaaactaatttgcAAACATAATATCTAGTTAACATTAGGCACACGTCATAGTAAATCAATTATCTTGTAAGAATCTTAGTTTTTTGTTGTACATGTAATTAGGTAATTGCAGGGTCACGTACATAATCATGAAACATTGTTCGGCAATGGTTTTAGTAACCTGTCATTGCTATATGtcttgttatataatatgtaagtatatattcaATTGAAATCCagttaagtatatatattatttgtttttgcctcattaaattgtatattaaaacaattaaattaaattataaattaatccatgtacctattacctaaataactaaatacctactaatagttAATTCATAATGTATCGAATatctaaatcatattatattcgtaatgAATTATTTCTATAGCATTACATTTTTAGCAACTCTTTAGCTATTATTTTTAGTAGATggttcaaaattagaaattaacggtatatttatttaagtacgcatgattaacaattattcatataggtacctggtacctacatgtaatatgaaaatttgaaacgctttattttgtgtaaatatatttaaataatatacatactatcaTGGCTCATGAATAAACAtgataatgaattataattagcTTAGGTACAtccattttccaaatatgtatttattcatgAAACGATTatcctatataaaataaatattatatatatttaaaaatcaggGGTTTCTGATCAgcatttgtaaatttgtaatgtaCCGAGATCGTGTATagctgtattttacatttttacctaggtataaattataatgcacgCTGACAGAGTAGGaactatatataaatcaattttatatattccTCAAAgcgataatatttttgtaatacatcTCATGAACTTTTACACGAAatgaaaagtttttaaaattaattttatgcaaATAGTTTTGTAAACCGGAACAAACTAATACTAATTTTCTATCAttgaaaagttaaattttattgtttagacCTCATGTACTGGTCCACCGACCACTATTGAATTAAACATCATGCAAAATATGAACCTGAAAAATTTTGAGTATACTCAATAGATATGGCATAATTTCAAAAGTATCATATTAATTCGTTCTAAATGTTacaagcatttttaatttatatatatatatatatccatataGGTATTGCATATCtaaattcgtataataatatctaacttTTCCAGCCACGACCATctattagtaggtaggtaaataaatacataattatatcatatatttagtttatacacTGTACattaaatgtttgttataacattttgtttaggttaaattattatagttaacaaAGTTAACctttcttaaaataatacattgtgtatgGTTATAAGTGACTTATAACACTCAAAAAGTATTGAATAGAAAAATACCATATTGTCATTACCGTTAGTACCTGTCTATATCAGAGTATATactcaaacattataataatacaatatgggTTGAATCTTTAAGtagttttttacattaatataccGCATTCAAATCTATTGTTGGttatctaaaattttaattttgttgataataatgtatattgtaaacaaatttatcgaatattaataaaatgtaataagaagattaattcatataataattaataacctaataaattatgtagaatGTTTTACGAACTTAGTAGTAATATTTAGGCGAGGAAAAAGTGGATACTTCTATTATAAGGGAAATGGATAACTGTAACAccatgttaaatttttaaaaacaaaatttgacaaattttattACCACTTTTTTTCAGATTTGGGCTGACCACTTGGTGTGGTTGACAATTTGTTTGTTGTTTTGTGTGTGCaactatgtatattaaataaacttatatataaaatataaaatcaatatgaaGATAATCGAACAAtttcgatatcatattatttttatagctttTTGTTCATAGTCTGATCTGttgttattctttttaaaaaaatttatttttaagtagtaTTCGTACATCCGtgacaatatataaatacatttaatccaCCTTCCATCATTACTTATGTTatcattttctaattttctatgcacggttaaattattaaaataactcgactataatataatacaaatctaTTCACGCCATTCCACGTTACtccagtatattataaatacatataaataagttaCATGCGAT harbors:
- the LOC132943691 gene encoding synaptic vesicle glycoprotein 2B-like isoform X1 gives rise to the protein MSFENKTTQIMILQLENDNKDRNEFHEDGEKCEKGTNDDINKIEPTPADFETAISHTGYGIYNKRMLVLYIPLTLTSLFCTSSPSFILPAVRCYFDLTPLEEGSLFGAVYVGMVSSAFVWGFLIDTLGRQKLLFYGILLSGIMEFLSGLVQRFWVLVVLKFFCGVATCGPYSLAFTFLSEFYDKEHRDKIVLYAGGFSSFAFVLQPLVAYFLIPMDINFQFLNGNLIIDNWRVFLMTCSVMVFLAAFLVYSMDESPKFLMAVGRHKEALHVFRKIYSQNTGNPPESYPISILRSDILEEQSLKSMPSITVTKFIRKGWIQIKPFFLQPYLTPSLLTFLLLFMTMLTLNTFRLRLPNMYATIIAAKGDHSVCECRTSTNVTYTAACRGTLALVDPEIYIKSMIVGSAVFSMFWVAIFITKYMDKNYIYICFSIVGGLGISIFPWTNGIVTLILSAIYVGIMNINTTLVISIMASAVPTTLRGMAVNMVIMFGRIGVVFGNLIIPVLDRISCELPYLTLAMFNFSCLFVILILMRIKKEKSKTITTS
- the LOC132943691 gene encoding synaptic vesicle glycoprotein 2B-like isoform X2; its protein translation is MILQLENDNKDRNEFHEDGEKCEKGTNDDINKIEPTPADFETAISHTGYGIYNKRMLVLYIPLTLTSLFCTSSPSFILPAVRCYFDLTPLEEGSLFGAVYVGMVSSAFVWGFLIDTLGRQKLLFYGILLSGIMEFLSGLVQRFWVLVVLKFFCGVATCGPYSLAFTFLSEFYDKEHRDKIVLYAGGFSSFAFVLQPLVAYFLIPMDINFQFLNGNLIIDNWRVFLMTCSVMVFLAAFLVYSMDESPKFLMAVGRHKEALHVFRKIYSQNTGNPPESYPISILRSDILEEQSLKSMPSITVTKFIRKGWIQIKPFFLQPYLTPSLLTFLLLFMTMLTLNTFRLRLPNMYATIIAAKGDHSVCECRTSTNVTYTAACRGTLALVDPEIYIKSMIVGSAVFSMFWVAIFITKYMDKNYIYICFSIVGGLGISIFPWTNGIVTLILSAIYVGIMNINTTLVISIMASAVPTTLRGMAVNMVIMFGRIGVVFGNLIIPVLDRISCELPYLTLAMFNFSCLFVILILMRIKKEKSKTITTS